The DNA window GCGCGACGATGCCATCCAACCGACCTTCTATCAAACCATCGGCGGCGTCACGCCCGTCCCCCTGAACATCCCGGAGGTTCTGCCTGGCCTGAATACAGGCACCATCAACGTGCTCGTCACGCCGTCCCTTGCCGCCGAACAGTTCCAGTGGGCGTCGCGGCTCGACCACATCGGCGCCAACGTGGGAGGGACAGCCATCGGCGCCGTCATCCTCACCGCGAAGCGCATGGACGCCCTCCCCGGCGATCTGCGCACGGTGGTGACCGACACCGGCAAGGTCGCCGCAGCTGCGCTCACGCAGCGCATCCGCAACGAGGACGATGCGGCCTACAACCGGCTGAAGGGCAAGATGACGGTCGTGGACCTCTCGGCCGACGAGACCGCCAAGTGGAGCGCCCTGTTCAAGCAGGTCCGACAGCGGCTCGCGCAGGGGACCTTCTCGGGCGACCTGGTGAACAGGCTCGAGGGATACGCCAAGTAACGCACACACAGCCTGTCTCACCCGGCCTCGACGTCGATCCACGACGCGCCGGCAGCAGGACGGCTCGACCATGGACGCCGGGATGCACCACCATCCCGGCGTCTGGCGTTTGGGCCCCCCTCACGCGTTGACGGTGCCTGGAGGGCGAACTATTCGTTGACCTCCATTTCTGCGACCCGTATCTCCTCCGTCAAGGAAGACATCATGCGCCGTTACCAGTTCACCTCCGAGTCCGTCACCGAAGGGCACCCCGACAAGGTGTGCGATCAGATCTCCGACGCCATCCTGGACGGCATCCTCGCTCAGGACCCGACGGCCCGCGTGGCCTGCGAGACGCTGGTCAAGACGGGCATGGCTGTCGTCGCTGGCGAGATCACCACCTCTGCGTGGGTGGACATGCCCGAGGTGGTGCGAAGCACGATCAAGGACATCGGCTACACGGACTCTTCCATGGGGTTCGATTACGCCACCTGCGCAGTCCTCACGGCCATCGAGAAGCAGTCCCCCGACATCGCGCAGGGCGTGACCGAGGGGCAGGGCCTGCACAAGGAGATGGGCGCTGGTGATCAGGGCCTCATGTTCGGCTTTGCAACGGACGAGACGCCGGAGCTCATGCCCTCGCCGATCACCTTCTCCCACCGGCTGGCCAAGCGACTCGCAGAGCTTCGCCGGAACAAGAAGCTCGACTGGCTCCGCCCCGATGGCAAGACCCAGGTCACCGTCGAGTACGAGGACCACACGCCGGTCCGGATCAGCGCCATCGTCCTTTCCACCCAGCACGCCCCCGAGGTGAAGCACAAGACCATCGTCGAGGCCGTGCGGAGCCAGATCATCGACAAGGTGATCCCGGCCAAGCTGATCGACAAGGCGACCAAGATCTACGTCAACCCGACCGGACGCTTCGTCGTCGGCGGCCCCTGCGGCGATGCCGGCCTGACGGGCCGTAAGATCATCGTCGACACCTACGGCGGCATGGGTCGTCACGGCGGCGGTGCCTTCAGCGGCAAGGACCCGTCCAAGGTCGACCGCTCGGCCTGCTACTACGCGCGTTACGTCGCCAAGAACATCGTCGCAGCGAAGCTCGCCTCCCGTTGCGAGGTGCAGATCGCTTACGCCATCGGCGTCGCTCATCCTGTCGGCGTGCACGTCAGCACCTTCGGGACGGGTCGCATCGATGAGGAGCTGATCGAGAAGTACGTGATGTCGAACTTCGACATGCGCCCCAAGGCCATCATCGAGCAGCTCGACCTGCTCAAGCCCATCTACCGGAAGACGGCAGCCTACGGTCACTTCGGCCGGGACGAGTTCAGCTGGGAGAAGACCGATCGAGCGGCCAAGATGGCAGACGATCTCCTCCGGCCCACGTCGACCACCGTCCCCGCGAAGGTCTCGTCCAGCGCCAAGGCGCCGAAGATCAGCAAGGACGCCAAGGCCCCCAAGAACGCAAAGGCCCCGAAGGAGACCAAGGCCGCCAAGAGCATCAAGGCGCCGAAGAACCCTCAGCCCGCCAAGAAGAAGGGCAAGTAAGCCCCGCGGGCAGGCCGCCTGCCTGTCGACATGCTCCGAAGAGCGCTGGTGCCCATGCGGCATCGGCGCATTTCTCGTTCAACGGGACCGAGCGCGTTGCGCCAGGGTTCCGAGCACTTCGAGGGTCGCTCCCTCCAGGATCACGGCGTCCGGCTCCAGCCTGGGCGTGCTGCTCCCATCGCCGCTCGTTGCACCACGTGCGAGGGCATCGAGGACCCAGGTCCCCGTGATCACATCACCCCCCAGCCACACGCGCGGACATGTCTCTCGTGTCGCGCTCTCGGATGCCAACGAGTCGCCCGCCGGCAGGGTCTCCGCTTCGATCCAGCCGATCGGCACCCGCTCGAGCGAGACCGCCACGGGTGGCGAAGATGGAAGCCCGAACCCACTGCTTCCATCCACCAAGCCTGACAGCTCCCCTGTACGCAGCTCGACGGGCTCGCGCGTCACCTGTGCGGCCGCAGCGATCCCCACGAGCACCTCCTCCACGAGGATCTCCGGCGTAACCCCCGCAGGGAGCACCTCTGCCAGGGCAGCAGGCTGCTTTCCGAGCCATCGATCCAGCACCAGCTCCTCGGGCGCAGCGCACCTTCCCGGCAAGGCAAGCGAAGCATCGAGGCCAGACCACACTTCCAGCACCACCGCGCCCTCCACCGTGGTTTCCGCCGCGATGACCGCAGCAGGCCGACGTCGGATCGAGATCCACTCGCGACCGAAGTAATGCGCTTGCACTCCGGCTCGCCCGAACCCCTTCAAAAAAAAGCGTACATT is part of the Chondromyces crocatus genome and encodes:
- the metK gene encoding methionine adenosyltransferase, which encodes MRRYQFTSESVTEGHPDKVCDQISDAILDGILAQDPTARVACETLVKTGMAVVAGEITTSAWVDMPEVVRSTIKDIGYTDSSMGFDYATCAVLTAIEKQSPDIAQGVTEGQGLHKEMGAGDQGLMFGFATDETPELMPSPITFSHRLAKRLAELRRNKKLDWLRPDGKTQVTVEYEDHTPVRISAIVLSTQHAPEVKHKTIVEAVRSQIIDKVIPAKLIDKATKIYVNPTGRFVVGGPCGDAGLTGRKIIVDTYGGMGRHGGGAFSGKDPSKVDRSACYYARYVAKNIVAAKLASRCEVQIAYAIGVAHPVGVHVSTFGTGRIDEELIEKYVMSNFDMRPKAIIEQLDLLKPIYRKTAAYGHFGRDEFSWEKTDRAAKMADDLLRPTSTTVPAKVSSSAKAPKISKDAKAPKNAKAPKETKAAKSIKAPKNPQPAKKKGK
- a CDS encoding lipoyl protein ligase domain-containing protein — protein: MRCLPTAYRSLREAMMLAPTLLDAARQEGRPWMAGSLVEGPAILLGAAQRAGRVVKLAACAEAGISVFRRATTGTAVHLGGRGVVWTLALPDVAALAHDATARTVLNRNVRFFLKGFGRAGVQAHYFGREWISIRRRPAAVIAAETTVEGAVVLEVWSGLDASLALPGRCAAPEELVLDRWLGKQPAALAEVLPAGVTPEILVEEVLVGIAAAAQVTREPVELRTGELSGLVDGSSGFGLPSSPPVAVSLERVPIGWIEAETLPAGDSLASESATRETCPRVWLGGDVITGTWVLDALARGATSGDGSSTPRLEPDAVILEGATLEVLGTLAQRARSR